Proteins from one Osmerus mordax isolate fOsmMor3 chromosome 21, fOsmMor3.pri, whole genome shotgun sequence genomic window:
- the sptbn1 gene encoding spectrin beta chain, non-erythrocytic 1 isoform X1, whose protein sequence is MTTVAAEYDHMDLQQQYSDTVNNRWDDEWDNENSSARLFERSRIKALADEREAVQKKTFTKWVNSHLSRVSCRITDLYMDLRDGRMLIKLLEVLSGERLPKPTKGRMRIHCLENVDKALQFLKEQRVHLENMGSHDIVDGNHRLTLGLIWTIILRFQIQDISVETEDNKEKRSAKDALLLWCQMKTAGYQNVNIRNFSTSWRDGMAFNALIHKHRPDLIDFDKLKKSNAHHNLQNAFNLAEQHLGLTKLLDPEDISVDHPDEKSVITYVVTYYHYFSKMKALKVEGKRIGKVLDNAIETEKMIEKYESLASDLLEWIEQTIIILNNRKFANSLMGVQQQLQAFNTYRTVEKPPKFTEKGNLEVLLFTIQSKMRANNQKVYMPREGKLISDINKAWERLEKAEHERELALRTELIRQEKLEQLARRFDRKAAMRETWLSENQRLVSQDNFGFDLQAVEAATKKHEAIETDIAAYEERVQAVLAVARELEAENYHDIKRITARKDNVIRLWEYLLELLKARRQRLEMNLGLQRVFQEMLHIMDWMDEMKMLLLSQDYGKHLLGVEDLLQKHSLVEADIAIQADRVKNVNATAQKFAIDGDSYKPCDPQVIRDRVAHMEFCYQELSQLAAERRARLEESRRLWKFFWEMAEEEGWIREKEQILSSYERGKDLTGALRLLSQHRTLEDEMSGRCGHLQHTIVEGEAMATAGHFGAIKIRERIADLQAQWAALESLAGVRKARLEEALALHQFQADADDVDAWTLDALRIVSSGEVGHDEFSTQALVRKHKDAAAEVASYRPVIDALHEQAAVLPKDEAESEEVKGRLAGIEERYKEVAELTRLRKQALQDALALYKMFSEADACEVWIDEKEQWLNSMEIPEKLEDLEVIQHRFESLEPEMNNQASRVAVVNQIARQLMHNGHPSEKDIKVQQDKLNNRWSQFRDLVDQKKESLNSALGVQNYHLECNETKSWIREKTKVIESTQELGNDLTGVMALQRKLTGMERDLAAIEDKLGDLRGEAERLAEEHPDQAKAITGRLAEINAVWEEMKNTLKNREESLGEASKLQQFLRELDDFQSWLSRTQTAIASEDMPNTLAEAEKLLAQHEGIKNEIHNYEEDYQKMRDMGEMVTQGQTDAQYMFLRQRLQALDTGWNELHKMWENRQNLLSQSHAYQLFLRDTKQAEAFLNNQEYVLAHTEMPTTLDGAEGAIKKQEDFMTTMDANEEKINGVVEAGRRLASDGNINAERIQERASSIDDRHKKNREAAVELLMKLKDNRDLQKFLQDCQELFLWINEKMLTAQDMSYDEARNLHSKWLKHQAFMAELQSNKEWLDKIEKDGLQLVLEKPETEAVVKEKLSALHKMWEELESTTQTKAQCLFDANKAELFTQSCADLDKWLGGLEGQIQSDDYGKDLTSVNILLKKQQMLEKQVEVRQREVVELQSQVQALSQEGRDTDEVDGRRQVVEKKFQELLDPLSKRKNFLVASREIHQFNRDVEDEILWVQERMPIATSTDHGNNLQTVQLLIKKNQTLQKEIQGHQPRCDDIFERSQSLLTEDGPNVEAIRQRLADLQQLWSLVIEETGKRHARLEEAHNAQQYYFDAAEAEAWMSEQELYMMSEEKAKDEQSSVGMLKKHQIVEQSAEDYAETVHQLSKTSRGLVADGHPESERIGMRQSQVDKLYAGLKDLSEERRGKLDERFRLFQLNREVDDLEQWIAEREVVAGSHELGQDYEHVTMLQERFREFARDTGNIGQERVDAVNRLADELINAGHTDAATVAEWKDGLNEAWADLLELIDTRTQILAASYELHKFYHDAKEILGRILDKQNKLPEEVGRDQNTVETLQRMHTTFEHDIQALGTQVRQLQEDAVRLQSAYAGDKADDIQRRECEVLEAWKSLLEACDGRRVRLLDTGDKFRFFSMVRDLMLWMEDVIRLIEAQENPRDVSSVELLMNNHQGIKAEIDARNDSFTACIELGKSLLARKHYASEEIKDKLLQLTDKRKDMIDKWEDRWEWLRLILEVHQFSRDAGVAEAWLLGQEPYLSGREMGQSVDDVEKLIKRHEAFEKSAATWEERFSALERLTTLELLEVRRLQEEEEKRRKPPTPEPVQESNPLLHREEEPITNGLPSDQDSPRDGVDGEMVNGVAEQNSKDPSPIPSPTSGRRAKGSQSSTLPTKNQDSPTSQLEGFLHRKHEWEGHNKKASSRSWHNVYCVINNHEMGFYKDNKNASQGIPYHNEIPISLKDAVCDVAIDYKKKKHVFKLRVTDGNEYLFQAKEEEEMSTWIQAILNAGSLEKVEITPSNQSTPASSRAQTLPATVTLTTEPSPGTGKREKDKEKDKEKRFSLFSKKKQ, encoded by the exons ATGAGCGTGAGGCAGTGCAGAAGAAGACCTTCACCAAATGGGTCAACTCCCACCTGTCCAGGGTGTCCTGCCGCATCACGGACCTGTACATGGACCTGAGGGATGGCCGCATGCTCATCAAACTCCTGGAAGTGCTTTCCGGGGAGAGGCTG cCCAAGCCCACCAAGGGGCGCATGCGCATCCACTGCCTGGAGAACGTGGACAAGGCCCTGCAGTTCCTCAAGGAGCAGAGAGTCCACCTGGAGAACATGGGCTCCCACGACATTGTGGACGGCAACCATCGCCTCACCCTGGGGCTCATCTGGACCATCATCCTCAGGTTCCAG ATTCAGGATATCAGCGTGGAAACAGAGGACAACAAGGAGAAGAGATCGGCCAAAGATGCCCTTTTGCTCTGGTGTCAAATGAAAACTGCTGG CTATCAAAATGTGAACATTCGCAATTTCTCCACCAGTTGGAGAGATGGGATGGCTTTTAACGCACTCATTCACAAGCACAG GCCAGACTTGATTGACTTTGACAAGCTAAAGAAATCCAATGCCCATCATAACCTACAAAACGCTTTCAACCTGGCTGAACAGCATCTAGGCCTAACCAAGCTCCTGGACCCAGAAG ATATAAGTGTGGACCACCCTGATGAGAAGTCAGTCATCACCTACGTGGTGACATACTACCACTACTTCTCAAAGATGAAGGCTCTAAAAGTGGAGGGCAAGCGTATTGGGAAG GTGCTGGACAATGCCATTGAGACAGAGAAGATGATTGAGAAGTATGAGTCTCTTGCCTCTGATCTGCTAGAGTGGATTGAACAGACCATCATTATCCTTAACAACCGCAAGTTTGCCAACTCTTTAATGGGGGTGCAGCAGCAGCTTCAGGCCTTCAACACCTACCGCACGGTGGAAAAACCCCCTAA GTTTACTGAAAAAGGCAATCTGGAAGTACTTCTGTTTACCATCCAGAGTAAAATGAGGGCCAACAACCAGAAAGTATATATGCCAAGGGAGGGAAAACTCATCTCTGATATTAATAAG GCCTGGGAGCGACTGGAAAAGGCGGAGCATGAGCGAGAGTTGGCTCTGAGGACAGAGCTGATTCGCCAAGAGAAACTGGAACAGCTGGCCCGACGGTTTGACCGCAAGGCAGCCATGAGGGAGACCTGGCTGAGTGAGAACCAACGCCTTgtttcacag GACAACTTTGGCTTCGACCTGCAGGCCGTGGAAGCCGCAACCAAGAAACACGAAGCCATCGAGACAGACATTGCAGCGTATGAGGAGCGCGTGCAGGCCGTGCTGGCTGTGGCCAGAGAGCTGGAGGCGGAGAACTACCACGACATCAAGCGCATCACGGCGAGGAAGGACAACGTGATCCGTCTTTGGGAGtacctgctggagctgctgaagGCCAGACGCCAGCGCCTGGAGATGAACCTGGGCCTGCAGAGGGTCTTCCAAGAGATGCTTCACATCATGGACTGGATGGATGAGATGAAG ATGCTCCTGCTCTCTCAGGACTATGGGAAACATTTGCTGGGAGTGGAGGACCTTCTTCAAAAGCATTCTCTGGTGGAGGCTGATATTGCCATCCAGGCTGACAGAGTAAAAAATGTCAATGCTACCGCTCAAAAGTTTGCCATCGATGGTGATA gctaCAAGCCCTGTGACCCACAGGTGATCCGAGACCGGGTGGCTCATATGGAGTTCTGCTACCAGGAGCTGAGCCAGCTGGCCGCAGAACGCCGGGCTCGCCTTGAGGAATCCCGCCGCCTCTGGAAGTTCTTCTGGGAGATGGCGGAGGAGGAAGGCTGGATCCGTGAGAAGGAGCAGATCCTATCTTCATACGAGCGTGGGAAGGACCTGACAGGCGCTTTGCGTCTGCTGAGCCAGCATCGCACCCTGGAGGACGAGATGAGCGGCCGTTGCGGACACCTCCAGCACACTATCGTCGAGGGTGAAGCCATGGCGACGGCGGGCCACTTCGGCGCCATCAAGATCCGTGAGCGAATAGCCGACTTGCAGGCGCAGTGGGCGGCTCTGGAGTCCCTCGCGGGAGTGCGGAAGGCTCGTCTGGAGGAGGCCCTGGCGCTGCACCAGTTCCAGGCAGACGCGGACGACGTGGACGCCTGGACCTTGGACGCCCTGCGCATTGTGTCCAGTGGCGAGGTGGGGCATGACGAGTTCTCCACCCAGGCACTGGTCAGGAAACACAAGGATGCGGCTGCCGAGGTCGCCAGCTACCGGCCTGTCATCGATGCTCTCCATGAGCAAGCAGCCGTCCTGCCTAAAGAcgaggcagagtcagaggaggtAAAGGGACGTTTGGCGGGCATTGAGGAGCGCTACAAGGAAGTGGCCGAGCTGACTCGGCTTAGAAAGCAGGCCCTGCAGGATGCACTGGCCCTGTACAAGATGTTTAGTGAGGCAGACGCCTGTGAGGTTTGGATTGACGAGAAGGAACAGTGGCTCAATAGTATGGAGATACCAGAGAAACTGGAAGACCTAGAAGTTATTCAGCACAG GTTTGAGAGTCTTGAGCCAGAGATGAATAACCAGGCCTCTCGTGTTGCTGTGGTCAACCAGATTGCCAGGCAGCTGATGCACAATGGCCACCCAAGCGAGAAGGATATCAAAGTTCAACAAGACAAGCTCAACAATAG ATGGAGCCAGTTCAGAGATCTGGTGGACCAAAAGAAGGAGTCTCTCAATTCAGCGCTAGGCGTGCAAAACTACCACCTCGAGTGCAATGAGACAAAGTCCTGGATCCGTGAAAAGACCAAGGTCATCGAGTCCACTCAGGAGCTGGGGAACGACCTGACAGGCGTCATGGCGCTGCAGCGCAAGCTTACAGGCATGGAGCGCGACCTGGCCGCCATCGAAGACAAGCTGGGAGACTTGCGAGGTGAGGCGGAGCGTCTGGCCGAGGAGCATCCAGACCAGGCCAAGGCCATCACGGGCCGCCTGGCAGAGATCAATGCCGTGTGGGAAGAGATGAAGAATACCTTGAAGAACCGCGAGGAGTCTCTCGGTGAGGCCAGCAAGCTGCAGCAGTTCCTCCGCGAGCTGGATGATTTCCAGTCCTGGCTGTCGCGCACGCAAACGGCCATCGCCTCAGAGGACATGCCCAACACCCTTGCCGAAGCTGAGAAGCTTCTAGCGCAGCACGAGGGCATCAAGAACGAGATCCACAACTACGAGGAGGATTACCAGAAGATGCGGGACATGGGGGAGATGGTGACCCAAGGCCAGACGGACGCCCAGTATATGTTCCTCAGACAGAGGCTACAAGCCCTGGACACGGGCTGGAACGAACTCCACAAGATGTGGGAGAACCGGCAGAACCTGCTGTCCCAGTCCCATGCCTACCAGCTATTTCTCAGAGACACCAAGCAGGCAGAGGCCTTCCTCAACAaccag GAGTATGTGTTGGCCCACACAGAAATGCCTACAACTTTGGATGGGGCCGAAGGGGCCATCAAAAAACAAGAGGACTTCATGACAACCATGGATGCCAATGAAGAGAAGATCAATGGTGTGGTGGAGGCTGGCAGGAGACTGGCGAGCGATGGAAACATCAACGCAGAGCGCATCCAGGAGAGGGCTAGTTCTATTGATGACAG GCATAAGAAGAATCGTGAGGCAGCAGTGGAGCTCCTGATGAAGCTGAAGGACAACCGTGACCTTCAGAAGTTCCTGCAGGACTGTCAGGAG CTATTTCTATGGATTAATGAGAAGATGCTCACAGCGCAAGACATGTCGTACGATGAGGCCAGGAACCTCCACAGCAAGTGGCTTAAACACCAGGCCTTCATGGCTGAACTGCAGTCCAATAAGGAGTGGCTTGACAAGATTGAGAAG GATGGGTTGCAGCTAGTGTTGGAAAAGCCAGAGACCGAGGCTGTGGTGAAGGAAAAGCTCTCTGCTCTGCACAAAatgtgggaggagctggagtCCACCACCCAGACCAAGGCCCAATGTCTGTTTGATGCCAACAAGGCGGAGCTCTTCACCCAGAGCTGTGCTGACCTGGACAAATGGCTGGGCGGCCTGGAGGGCCAAATCCAATCAGACGACTACGGCAAAGACCTTACCAGCGTCAACATCCTGCTGAAGAAGCAGCAG ATGTTGGAGAAGCAGGTTGAAGTCCgacagagggaggtggtggagctcCAGAGCCAGGTGCAGGCCCTCAgccaggaggggagggacaCGGATGAGGTGGACGGCCGCAGGCAGGTGGTTGAGAAGAAGTTCCAGGAGCTGCTGGATCCGCTGTCCAAGAGGAAGAACTTCCTGGTGGCGTCTCGTGAGATCCACCAGTTCAACAGGGACGTGGAGGATGAGATT ctgtgggtccAAGAGAGAATGCCAATTGCAACTTCGACAGATCATGGCAACAATTTACAGACCGTTCAACTGCTTATTAAGAAAAACCAA ACCTTACAGAAGGAAATCCAGGGTCATCAGCCTCGCTGCGACGACATTTTTGAGAGGAGCCAGAGCCTCCTGACGGAGGACGGCCCCAACGTGGAGGCGATCCGCCAGCGCCTGGCCGACCTGCAACAGCTGTGGAGCCTGGTCATCGAGGAGACAGGCAAGCGCCACGCCCGTCTGGAGGAAGCCCACAATGCTCAGCAGTACTACTTTGATGCGGCCGAGGCGGAGGCTTGGATGAGCGAGCAGGAGCTGTATATGATGTCTGAGGAAAAGGCCAAG GACGAGCAGAGTTCGGTGGGCATGCTAAAGAAACACCAGATTGTGGAGCAGTCTGCGGAGGACTATGCTGAAACCGTCCACCAGCTCTCCAAGACAAGCAGAGGCCTGGTGGCTGATGGCCACCCAGAGAG TGAGAGAATAGGTATGCGCCAGTCCCAGGTGGATAAACTGTACGCCGGGCTGAAGGACCtatcggaggagaggagggggaaactgGACGAGAGATTCCGCCTCTTCCAGCTGAACCGTGAGGTGGACGATCTGGAACAGTGGATTGCAGAGCGGGAGGTGGTGGCTGGCTCTCACGAGCTGGGACAGGACTACGAGCACGTCACT ATGCTCCAGGAGCGTTTCAGGGAGTTCGCCCGTGACACTGGCAACATCGGCCAGGAGCGCGTGGATGCCGTCAACCGCCTGGCCGACGAGCTGATCAATGCTGGTCACACAGACGCCGCCACGGTGGCCGAGTGGAAGGACGGCCTGAACGAGGCATGGGCCGACCTGCTGGAGCTGATCGACACTCGCACACAGATCCTCGCCGCCTCCTACGAGCTGCACAAGTTCTACCACGATGCCAAGGAGATCCTCGGACGCATCCTGGACAAGCAGAATAAACTTCCGGAAGAGGTGGGCCGGGACCAAAACACAGTGGAGACCCTGCAGAGGATGCACACCACCTTTGAGCACGACATCCAAGCCCTCGGAACACAG gtaaggcagctgcaggaagatGCGGTCCGTCTCCAGTCGGCCTATGCCGGTGACAAGGCAGACGATATCCAGAGGCGGGAGTGCGAGGTGCTGGAGGCGTGGAAGAGCCTGTTGGAGGCGTGCGACGGCCGCAGGGTCCGTCTCCTGGACACGGGCGACAAATTCCGCTTCTTCAGCATGGTGCGCGACCTCATGTTGTGGATGGAGGACGTCATCCGTCTAATCGAGGCCCAAGAAAACCCAAG GGACGTGTCATCTGTGGAATTGTTGATGAACAACCACCAGGGCATAAAGGCAGAGATTGATGCCCGCAATGATAGCTTCACTGCCTGCATCGAGTTGGGCAAGTCTTTGTTGGCCAGAAAGCACTATGCATCAGAAGAG ATAAAAGATAAGTTACTACAGCTGACGGACAAGAGGAAAGACATGATTGACAAGTGGGAGGACCGATGGGAATGGTTAAGACTGA TTTTGGAGGTTCACCAGTTTTCAAGGGACGCGGGCGTGGCTGAGGCCTGGCTACTAGGTCAGGAGCCCTACCTGTCTGGTCGAGAGATGGGCCAGAGTGTGGATGACGTGGAGAAACTGATCAAGAGGCACGAAGCGTTCGAGAAGTCGGCTGCCACTTGGGAGGAGCGCTTCTCCGCACTGGAGCGTCTGACAACG TTGGAGTTATTGGAAGTAAGAAGATtgcaagaggaagaagaaaaaaggaggaagCCCCCCACCCCAGAGCCTGTCCAGGAGTCTAACCCCCTACTGCACAG gGAAGAGGAGCCGATTACTAATGGACTGCCATCAGACCAGGACTCCCCACGA GACGGAGTGGATGGTGAAATGGTAAATGGTGTTGCAGAGCAAAACTCCAAGGACCCGAGCCCcattccctcccccacctccggGAGGAGGGCCAAGGGCAGCCAGTCGTCAACTCTGCCCACCAAGAACCAAGACTCACCCACATCCCAGCTAGAGGGCTTCCTGCACCGCAAACACGAGTGGGAGGGGCATAACAAGAAGGCCTCAAGCAG GTCCTGGCATAACGTGTACTGTGTAATAAATAACCATGAGATGGGCTTCTACAAAGACAACAAGAATGCCAGTCAAGGCATTCCCTACCACAATGAGATTCCCATCAGCCTGAAggatgctgtgtgtgatgttgcCATTGATTACAAGAAAAAGAAGCATGTCTTCAAGCTCAG AGTTACAGATGGAAATGAGTATCTCTTTCAAGCCAAAGAGGAA GAGGAGATGAGTACATGGATCCAGGCCATCCTGAATGCAGGGTCGCTGGAAAAGGTAGAGATCACTCCCAGCAACCAGAGCACCCCAGCGTCGAGCCGAGCCCAGACCCTGCCCGCCACCGTCACCCTCACTACGGAGCCCAGCCCGGGCACCGGCAAGCgggagaaggacaaggagaaggacaaggagaagCGCTTCAGCCTTTTCAGCAAGAAAAAACAATAG